From Nitrospirae bacterium YQR-1, the proteins below share one genomic window:
- a CDS encoding response regulator: protein MFKNMKIGTRIAIGYLLILFVFLLLSFYSIGKLDYSTDQIRKLYEHPFTVKSSLLSIDANTTRIRFLLRKAYLSADNNEVMEIKTQISVIEPEIISALASVENRFLGDKNLIKQIRVNYDRYISFHVNYFDLLLHGKKDEALKLLDTKMYSNAAENEKLIKEAIDFATRKAQWFYENTQKTNDETKNILYFILAGTILLSCVFGVIFTRSITTPIYKLTETTKEVASGNLNVNIDVSAADETGLLAKSFQLMMDSLRKVLSERDAENWKKTGYAKVSEIMRGEQDIITLSQNLITYISEYLGALIGAIYLTRKNQNILKLTGTYAHNKRKGLSNEFAVGDGLVGQCALEKQSILLTNVPEDYIKIMSGLGEKVPSNILVTPFIYNDEVKGVIELGAFTAFTEHQTEFMKSVSETIAIAFSVAQAQQKTKELLEITQNQAEELQAQQEELIANNEELADRARILRESEVKLQEQQEELRQANEELEEHAKLMEKQRDEIKKKNMELEKNQVLNLQKTRELEITGKYKSEFLANMSHELRTPLNSILLLSKFLFENKDGNLTEKQMECAATVHSSGKDLLSLINDILDLSKVEAGKVELHIEAIEAERVKAFIESNFLPFTEEKNLSLHVAISDNAPKYIHTDIQKMEQILRNLLSNAVKFTESGSVTVTIGKGAIKGHSGGVLSVSVSDTGIGIPPDKLDVIFEAFKQADGTTSRKYGGTGLGLTISKELVKLLRGEMVVKSEFGSGSTFTIHIPDLQNLTDAEISPEGPGRAKPHIPDEQPLKKEIQLKGKTLEDDRESLSADEKSILIIEDDTVFAKILLDISRERGYKGIAAQDGAGGVDCAHKYKPSAIILDMGLPDIDGWTVIERLKDSSVTRSIPIHIISASEKTIDVLKSGGIGFLTKPVNMEKINEVFTRLEKIFSGKTRQILAVSLDTKQAATLKELLRNTDVEVDYVPIKEAQHALELNLYDCLILNFTGDESAAFDFLDKIKSTETFNNIPVIVFNSLQLSSENEIKLNLYARKIVLKIVKSHDRLFDEIVLFLHLPQSQLPEEKQKILIKVHDKEHIFKDRNILITDDDSRNVFALSGILQEEGMNVAIAKNGIECLDILKKNDTIEVILMDIMMPEMDGYAAIKEARKIRRYRDIPIIALTAKAMKEDRIKCIEAGANDYLSKPIDKDRLLSLLRIWLYR, encoded by the coding sequence ATGTTTAAAAACATGAAAATAGGAACTCGTATAGCGATAGGGTATTTACTTATATTGTTTGTCTTTCTTCTACTGTCCTTTTATTCGATAGGCAAGCTGGATTACAGCACTGATCAAATAAGGAAACTCTATGAACACCCATTCACGGTAAAAAGTTCATTGCTTTCCATCGATGCAAATACTACCAGAATCAGATTTCTACTAAGAAAAGCATACCTTTCTGCTGACAACAATGAAGTTATGGAGATTAAAACGCAGATATCTGTTATTGAACCAGAAATAATAAGCGCTCTGGCATCTGTAGAAAATCGGTTTTTGGGTGATAAAAATTTAATAAAACAAATTCGTGTTAATTATGACAGATATATTTCATTTCATGTGAATTATTTCGATCTGCTCTTACATGGTAAAAAAGATGAGGCTTTGAAGCTCTTAGATACTAAGATGTATTCTAATGCTGCAGAGAATGAGAAGTTAATAAAAGAAGCGATAGATTTTGCCACGAGGAAAGCGCAGTGGTTTTACGAAAACACTCAGAAAACAAACGATGAAACCAAAAATATATTATACTTTATTTTAGCCGGCACAATATTGTTAAGCTGTGTCTTTGGGGTTATTTTTACAAGAAGCATCACTACTCCTATTTATAAGTTAACAGAGACAACCAAAGAGGTGGCCTCAGGTAATTTAAATGTAAACATAGACGTCTCTGCGGCGGATGAAACCGGCCTGCTGGCCAAATCGTTTCAGCTTATGATGGACAGCTTACGGAAAGTATTATCGGAGCGGGATGCTGAGAACTGGAAAAAAACGGGATATGCCAAAGTAAGCGAAATAATGCGGGGTGAGCAGGATATCATCACTCTTTCTCAAAACCTGATAACGTATATTTCCGAGTATCTGGGAGCTCTGATAGGGGCGATTTACCTGACACGGAAAAACCAAAACATCCTGAAGCTAACCGGCACATATGCGCACAACAAGAGAAAGGGGTTGTCTAACGAGTTTGCCGTCGGCGACGGATTAGTTGGGCAGTGTGCCCTTGAAAAACAAAGCATACTACTTACCAATGTGCCTGAGGATTATATAAAGATAATGTCGGGGCTGGGCGAGAAAGTGCCCTCAAACATACTGGTTACGCCGTTTATTTATAATGATGAGGTTAAAGGTGTAATAGAGCTGGGGGCATTTACCGCCTTTACCGAGCATCAAACAGAGTTCATGAAATCGGTTTCCGAGACCATTGCTATAGCCTTCAGCGTTGCTCAAGCTCAACAGAAAACTAAAGAGCTATTAGAAATAACTCAGAACCAGGCTGAAGAGCTTCAGGCTCAGCAGGAGGAGCTGATAGCCAACAATGAGGAACTGGCTGACCGGGCGCGGATTCTCAGGGAATCCGAAGTCAAGCTTCAAGAACAGCAGGAGGAGCTCAGACAGGCCAACGAGGAGCTGGAGGAACACGCAAAACTGATGGAAAAACAACGGGATGAGATAAAGAAAAAGAACATGGAGCTTGAGAAAAATCAGGTGCTTAACCTTCAAAAAACCAGAGAGCTTGAAATAACGGGCAAGTATAAATCCGAATTTCTGGCAAATATGTCACACGAGTTAAGAACTCCGCTTAACAGCATACTACTGCTTTCCAAATTTCTCTTTGAAAACAAAGACGGCAACCTTACTGAAAAACAAATGGAATGTGCCGCTACAGTGCACTCCTCGGGCAAGGACCTGCTGAGTCTGATAAACGATATTCTGGATCTGTCAAAAGTTGAGGCAGGCAAGGTTGAGCTGCATATAGAGGCTATTGAGGCTGAGAGGGTGAAAGCATTCATAGAGAGCAATTTCCTGCCTTTTACTGAAGAGAAAAACCTTTCTCTGCACGTGGCCATATCAGATAATGCTCCAAAGTACATTCATACCGATATTCAAAAAATGGAGCAGATACTTAGAAACCTGCTGTCAAATGCCGTCAAGTTTACAGAAAGCGGCTCTGTCACGGTGACAATAGGCAAGGGTGCGATTAAAGGGCACAGTGGCGGCGTATTGTCTGTGTCCGTTTCGGACACGGGTATTGGAATTCCGCCGGATAAGTTGGATGTGATTTTTGAGGCATTCAAGCAAGCCGACGGAACTACGAGCAGAAAGTACGGAGGCACAGGGCTGGGGCTTACAATTTCCAAAGAACTGGTTAAATTGCTAAGAGGCGAGATGGTAGTTAAAAGCGAGTTTGGCTCCGGCAGCACCTTTACCATACATATTCCTGACTTACAAAACCTAACAGATGCCGAGATAAGCCCTGAGGGCCCGGGCCGGGCTAAACCTCACATCCCTGATGAGCAGCCTTTAAAAAAAGAAATCCAACTGAAAGGCAAAACGTTGGAGGACGACAGGGAGAGTCTGTCAGCGGATGAGAAGTCAATTTTAATAATAGAAGATGACACTGTGTTTGCTAAAATCCTCCTGGATATAAGCCGTGAGCGAGGGTATAAGGGTATAGCGGCACAGGACGGAGCAGGCGGCGTTGATTGCGCACACAAATATAAACCCAGTGCGATAATTCTGGATATGGGGCTTCCGGACATTGACGGCTGGACGGTAATTGAGCGGTTGAAGGACTCCTCAGTAACACGCAGCATCCCGATACATATAATATCGGCATCTGAAAAAACAATAGACGTTCTTAAATCCGGCGGTATCGGGTTTTTAACAAAACCTGTCAACATGGAAAAGATTAATGAAGTGTTTACCAGACTGGAAAAAATATTTTCGGGGAAAACCAGGCAGATTCTTGCAGTCAGCCTGGACACTAAACAGGCTGCAACTCTAAAGGAACTATTAAGAAATACTGATGTGGAAGTAGATTATGTACCCATAAAAGAGGCGCAGCATGCTCTGGAGTTAAATCTATACGATTGTCTTATATTGAATTTTACCGGCGATGAATCCGCTGCTTTTGATTTTCTGGATAAAATAAAAAGCACTGAAACCTTCAATAATATACCGGTGATAGTCTTTAACAGCTTACAGTTAAGCTCAGAGAATGAGATAAAGCTTAACCTGTATGCACGTAAAATAGTGCTTAAGATCGTAAAATCCCACGACAGGCTGTTTGACGAAATAGTGCTTTTTTTACATTTGCCACAGTCGCAATTACCGGAGGAAAAGCAAAAAATACTTATAAAAGTACATGATAAAGAGCATATATTTAAAGACAGAAACATACTGATAACCGATGATGATTCAAGAAACGTTTTTGCATTATCCGGCATTCTTCAGGAGGAGGGAATGAACGTGGCTATTGCGAAAAACGGAATAGAGTGTCTCGATATTTTAAAGAAAAACGATACAATAGAAGTTATATTGATGGACATAATGATGCCTGAGATGGACGGTTATGCTGCGATAAAAGAAGCAAGAAAAATACGCCGTTACAGGGATATTCCTATAATAGCGCTGACGGCAAAGGCAATGAAAGAAGACAGGATAAAGTGTATCGAGGCCGGGGCAAACGATTATCTGTCCAAACCGATTGATAAAGACAGACTTCTGTCTCTGTTACGAATTTGGTTATACCGGTAA